Proteins encoded in a region of the Ancylomarina subtilis genome:
- a CDS encoding mannose-1-phosphate guanylyltransferase — protein sequence MNSNNYCVIMAGGVGSRFWPLSKQKSPKQFLDILGTGKTLIQMTFERFSSICPAENYYIVTNEQYKDLVLKQLPQLKADQILLEPLMRNTAPCIAYANYKIKQRDANARIIVSPADHLITNETEFVNVINEGLNYVDQTDKLLTLGLKPNRPETGYGYIQVEKKAADLGISKVKTFTEKPNLDLANVFIKSGDFYWNSGIFIWSLSAIDSAFKTYLPDIDNLFSLGTNSLNEASERKFINKIYPECPNISIDYGVLEKSDKVYVFCSDFGWSDLGTWGSLYDKSDKDEAGNAIQGDNVMLYDSENCLINVPKEKLVVVQGIHDYIIVDSQDTLLICKKENEQDIKTFVGDVKVLKNNKFI from the coding sequence ATGAATTCAAACAATTACTGTGTCATTATGGCTGGTGGTGTCGGTTCCCGATTCTGGCCATTAAGCAAACAAAAAAGTCCAAAACAATTTCTCGATATTTTAGGTACAGGTAAAACCCTTATTCAAATGACTTTTGAGCGGTTTAGCTCTATCTGTCCTGCTGAGAATTACTATATTGTGACCAACGAACAGTACAAAGATTTGGTTCTGAAACAGCTCCCGCAACTGAAGGCAGACCAAATACTGCTAGAACCTTTAATGAGAAACACTGCGCCCTGCATTGCTTATGCCAACTATAAAATTAAACAACGGGATGCAAATGCTCGAATCATTGTTTCTCCTGCCGATCATCTCATAACAAATGAAACCGAGTTTGTAAATGTGATAAACGAAGGGCTGAATTACGTAGATCAGACAGATAAACTCCTTACTTTGGGTTTAAAACCCAATCGACCAGAAACGGGATACGGCTATATCCAAGTAGAAAAAAAAGCAGCAGACTTAGGCATCTCAAAAGTTAAAACTTTTACAGAAAAACCGAATCTGGATCTTGCGAATGTCTTTATAAAGTCAGGCGATTTTTATTGGAACTCGGGAATTTTCATCTGGTCACTTTCTGCCATTGACTCTGCATTTAAAACCTATTTACCCGATATCGACAATCTTTTTTCTTTAGGAACAAACAGTTTAAATGAGGCTTCCGAAAGAAAATTCATCAATAAGATCTATCCTGAATGCCCAAACATTTCAATTGATTATGGCGTTCTTGAAAAATCTGATAAAGTATATGTCTTCTGTTCTGACTTTGGTTGGTCTGATTTGGGGACATGGGGATCACTCTACGACAAATCGGATAAGGATGAAGCTGGGAATGCCATACAAGGAGATAATGTGATGCTTTACGACTCTGAGAATTGTTTAATCAATGTTCCAAAAGAAAAGCTAGTTGTTGTGCAGGGAATTCATGATTATATCATTGTAGACAGTCAGGACACACTTCTCATTTGCAAAAAAGAGAATGAACAGGATATCAAAACCTTTGTTGGTGATGTTAAAGTCTTAAAAAATAACAAGTTTATCTAA
- a CDS encoding MlaE family ABC transporter permease: protein MSLFENIGKYILFLRRVVSRPEKGRLFFAQIIKEIYKLGVNSVGIVVIISVFMGAVISLQTAYNLVNPLLPDYLVGYTTRESMILEFSSTIVGLILAGKVGSNIASEIGSMRVTEQIDALEIMGINSASYLIFPKIIAAVFINPFLYVLSVFVGIMGGLTASYMAGTVSVPDFIYGVQVDLIPYYITYSLIKTLVFAFIITSVPSFYGYYVSGGALEVGKASTKAVVNSSILILLANLILTQILLK, encoded by the coding sequence ATGAGTTTATTTGAAAATATAGGAAAGTATATACTTTTTTTGAGGAGAGTTGTCTCCAGACCTGAGAAAGGTCGCTTATTCTTTGCTCAGATTATCAAAGAGATATATAAGTTGGGGGTTAATTCTGTGGGAATTGTTGTTATTATTTCTGTTTTTATGGGAGCAGTTATAAGTTTGCAAACGGCCTATAATCTTGTAAATCCATTATTACCCGATTATTTAGTGGGTTATACCACCCGGGAATCGATGATTCTTGAATTTTCATCCACTATTGTAGGCTTAATATTGGCAGGAAAGGTGGGGTCTAATATTGCATCTGAAATTGGTTCTATGCGTGTGACCGAGCAGATCGATGCACTTGAGATCATGGGTATTAACTCGGCTTCCTATTTGATTTTTCCAAAGATTATTGCTGCGGTTTTTATCAACCCCTTTTTATATGTTTTAAGTGTTTTTGTTGGTATTATGGGGGGCTTGACGGCCAGTTATATGGCAGGTACAGTTAGTGTTCCTGATTTTATATATGGTGTTCAGGTTGATCTTATTCCCTATTATATAACTTACTCACTAATTAAAACACTCGTTTTTGCTTTTATTATTACTTCAGTTCCGTCATTTTACGGCTATTATGTATCAGGAGGAGCTTTAGAAGTAGGTAAGGCAAGTACCAAGGCGGTTGTCAATAGTAGTATTTTAATCCTACTGGCGAATCTAATTCTCACTCAAATTTTATTGAAATGA
- a CDS encoding ABC transporter ATP-binding protein, which produces MITLKNVNKSFGELDVLNDISIQFEAGKTNLIIGQSGSGKTVLLKSIIGLHDVDTGYIYYDDRDFTNMNFHDKKEIRKEMGMVFQGGALFDSLSVEENVRFPLDMFSAMSEDEKRERISFCLERVDIKKADKLYPAEISGGMQKRVAIARAIALNPRYLFCDEPNSGLDPVTAIMIDQLIQEITKEYNMTTIINTHDMNSVMEIGEKILFINKGLKAWEGCSDEIFDTQNKALNNFVFASNLFKKIKSKL; this is translated from the coding sequence ATGATAACATTAAAAAATGTCAATAAATCCTTTGGTGAATTGGATGTTTTAAATGATATCTCCATTCAGTTTGAGGCAGGAAAAACCAATCTCATCATCGGACAAAGTGGATCAGGTAAAACGGTTTTATTAAAATCGATTATTGGTTTGCACGATGTGGATACGGGGTATATCTATTATGATGATAGAGATTTTACGAATATGAATTTTCATGATAAGAAAGAGATTCGTAAGGAGATGGGAATGGTTTTTCAGGGAGGTGCACTTTTCGATTCTTTATCTGTTGAAGAAAATGTGCGATTCCCTTTGGATATGTTTTCTGCAATGAGTGAGGATGAGAAGAGGGAACGTATCAGTTTTTGCTTAGAGCGTGTTGATATCAAAAAGGCCGACAAACTCTATCCTGCAGAAATAAGTGGGGGAATGCAGAAACGGGTTGCTATTGCAAGAGCCATTGCTCTTAATCCAAGGTATTTATTCTGCGATGAACCTAATTCAGGGCTCGATCCGGTAACGGCAATTATGATCGATCAACTCATTCAGGAGATTACCAAAGAATATAACATGACGACCATTATCAATACTCACGATATGAATTCGGTGATGGAGATTGGAGAGAAAATCTTATTCATCAATAAAGGGTTGAAAGCCTGGGAAGGTTGTAGTGATGAGATTTTTGATACACAAAACAAAGCCTTAAACAATTTTGTGTTTGCATCCAACCTATTTAAGAAGATCAAGTCGAAGCTTTAG
- a CDS encoding DUF4296 domain-containing protein yields the protein MNKQFIFLLFAMILIFSCSPKEEKTYLSKDDFTHILFDIHLADGVLSTKNIVTRGKEYRPSYYYNSIYKKYNITPEQFDSCVSFYAQNSALYEKIYEKVIDSLNRLETQFRIALKDSLVVRDTVNLWKGRRRILLARGRHHDLNFSIPISEMGIYTVRAKVKRFKDDRSWNPLLKAYFWKEDSTKQGERIYFDSIPIDYSDKFVQYETQLERPDSSYTELRGRIIACNNPDSNFTQHMDLRDIMIFNPQIKRDSLGLDSLMKMKRFGRDKLDRYEELERPRRLKDIEELKKK from the coding sequence ATGAATAAACAATTTATATTTCTGCTTTTTGCAATGATCCTGATTTTCTCTTGTTCACCCAAAGAGGAAAAAACATATTTATCCAAGGATGATTTTACTCATATCTTGTTTGATATACATTTAGCAGATGGGGTATTAAGTACTAAAAATATTGTTACCCGAGGTAAAGAGTATCGTCCGAGTTATTATTATAATTCGATATATAAAAAGTATAACATTACGCCTGAGCAGTTTGATTCATGTGTGAGTTTTTATGCCCAGAATTCAGCCTTATACGAGAAGATTTATGAGAAAGTAATAGATTCTCTTAATCGTTTGGAGACCCAATTTCGTATTGCTTTAAAAGATTCTCTAGTTGTCAGAGATACCGTGAATTTGTGGAAGGGGAGAAGACGTATTCTCTTAGCCCGTGGAAGACATCATGATTTGAATTTTTCTATTCCTATTAGCGAAATGGGGATTTATACCGTTCGGGCAAAGGTTAAACGATTTAAAGATGATCGGAGCTGGAATCCGCTTTTAAAGGCATATTTCTGGAAAGAAGATTCTACAAAACAAGGAGAACGTATCTATTTCGATTCAATTCCTATCGACTATTCTGACAAATTTGTGCAATACGAAACGCAGTTGGAGCGCCCCGATTCTTCTTACACAGAGTTAAGAGGACGTATTATTGCCTGTAATAATCCGGATAGTAATTTTACACAACATATGGATTTGAGAGACATCATGATTTTCAATCCACAAATTAAGCGGGATTCATTAGGTTTGGATTCTCTGATGAAAATGAAGCGATTCGGGAGAGATAAACTCGATAGATATGAAGAGCTTGAAAGACCCCGAAGACTAAAAGATATAGAAGAGCTAAAGAAGAAATGA
- a CDS encoding amidohydrolase family protein: MRKISASYIISNVGAPLRNGILILNDDNSVAELVDRKGSVKEIQNLEYYSGVLVPGFVDVFTFLSWPEMHADRLNFKDLNNLPLGESGDLKSIQRGINHLEAFGTKGAADFFPLSISQNLKSMSGICFRDVHTSSGNDFLSEIPDSILGRLFPNNISLDKAFCIGTGSLSSHQKLSVFEELKYLQKIKPELNLEQLIKWACLNGAKLLGFDSLGSFDTGKQPGVNLITNLDYETFSLKADSQLKVLV; this comes from the coding sequence ATGAGAAAGATCTCTGCCAGTTATATTATCAGTAATGTTGGAGCTCCCTTGAGGAATGGAATTTTAATTTTGAACGATGATAATTCGGTTGCCGAATTGGTTGATAGAAAGGGATCCGTTAAAGAAATTCAAAATCTGGAATACTACAGTGGGGTTCTCGTACCCGGTTTTGTTGATGTTTTCACATTTCTTTCGTGGCCTGAAATGCATGCTGATCGTTTAAATTTTAAAGATTTAAATAATCTCCCATTGGGCGAAAGTGGAGATCTGAAATCTATCCAAAGAGGAATTAATCACCTTGAAGCATTCGGAACAAAGGGTGCTGCTGATTTTTTCCCTTTAAGTATCAGCCAAAATCTTAAATCGATGTCCGGAATTTGTTTTAGAGATGTTCACACCTCTTCTGGAAATGACTTTTTATCAGAAATACCTGATTCAATTTTAGGCCGATTATTTCCCAACAATATTTCTTTAGATAAGGCGTTTTGTATAGGTACAGGAAGTTTATCAAGTCATCAGAAATTATCGGTTTTTGAAGAGCTTAAATATCTTCAAAAGATTAAGCCTGAATTAAATCTGGAACAACTTATAAAGTGGGCCTGTCTAAACGGAGCCAAGCTTTTGGGTTTTGATTCTCTAGGGAGTTTTGACACCGGAAAACAGCCTGGAGTTAACTTGATTACTAATCTTGATTATGAGACTTTCAGTTTAAAGGCTGATAGTCAGCTAAAGGTTCTGGTATAG